CGTCAATAAATGGGGCGGCCGTGATCACTGGGGACGCGCGATGTCCGTCGCCCTGGCGGGTGCCGGCGTACCGGGCGGTCAACTGATCGGCGCAACCAATAAAGAGGGCGGCGATGTGACCGATCGGCTTTACACGCCCTATGATTACGCAGAAACAATCTATCGCAAGCTCGGCATCGATACGGCCGCACGCATCCGCAGACCGGACGGCCTGCCCATCGAATTCACCGACGGCGGTCACCCCATTGCCGAAGTATTTTGATGGGTCACTATTTTGAAACTGAATCAAAGAAATTACAGACCTGAAAATCATAGATGATCCCCCTACCTCGACTTTCCCCTCCCTCAACCACGCGGTATGATCGAATCAGAGTCCAAGACAGCAATCACAAATATTTAACACTGCTCTCAGATCAGACGAACAAATAAGAGAAACACCTATGAATCATTTTACCATCTGCTCTCTGGCCCTCGGCTGGATTTTCGCCATCAGTTCGCTCCCCGCAGCAGAACGGGAACCGCAGGTCAAAGCATTGCAACCCGGGGTGAAACTGACACTCGTCGCCGAACATCCCGAGCTGGCAACTCCGACGGGGATCGACGTAGACGAACAAGGCCGCATCTGGGCCATCGCCACGCACACACATTTTCGCCCCGACGATTATGTCGGCCCGGAGCACGATGAAATCCTGATCTTTTCCAATCTGAACAAAGAGGGGCGCGCTCAAAAACGACAGGTCTTTTATAATGCCACCGACGCCACGATGGACCTGGAACTGGGGCCGGATGGCTGGGTCTATCTGGCCGAACGAGACCGCATTTTGCGCATTAAAGATACCAATGGTGACGGCAAAGCCGATGTCGAAGAAAATATCGCCGTGCTGCAGAGTGAGGCCGATTACCCGCATAACGGTCTGGAAGGTCTGGCCTGGGACACGAAGGGGGACCTGGTCTTTGCACTCGGCGAGAACTTTGCGAAACCCTGGACTCTGACGGGCACCGATGGTGTGACCGTCAAGGGAGCGGGTGAAGGGGGTATCTTCCGTTGCACCGCCGATGGCAAAAAACTGAAACGGATTGCCGAAGGCTTCTGGAACCCGTTCGGCATTTGTGTTCGTGCAGATGGTGAGATCTTTGCTGCAGAGAACGATCCCGGCGAACGTCCCCCCTGTCGAGTCCTGCATATCGTGGAGGGTGGTGACTACGGTTATGAGCGCAGCTATGGTTCGGAGGCACATCATCCCTTCGTCGCCTGGAATGGGGAATTACGCGGCACCCTCCCCATGATTCATCCGTCCGGAGAAGCCCCTTGTGGAATCCTGCCGCTGGGACGCGGATTGCTCGTCCCTTCGTGGAGCGATCATCGCATTGACTTTTTCCCGCTCACTCCCAAGGGAGCCAGCTTTACATCCAAACCCATTACGTTGGTCAAAGGGGGACGCTACTTCCGCCCCAGTTGTATTGCCGAAGATCCGACCACCGAAAAACAAAAACGAACCTATTATCTCTGCGACTGGGTCGATGGTCGATATCAGGCACACGGCTATGGACGCGTGTGGAAGCTGGAAATCGACCTGAAAAAAGCAGATTGGGTCGGCAAGCTGGATCTGAAACCACCCACAAAACAAGCGCAACTGGCGGCCCACCTGCGTAGCGGCGATACCAAATATCCGCTTCAGGAGTTATTCGAGTTCACTCAGGATGAAGACCCATTCCTCGCGCAGTCTGCCTTGCAGGCACTGGCACGCGAAGCATCAAACTGGACTCCACAAGAAGTCGCCAGCTGGTCGACAGCGAATCGGATTCAGGCCGTGATGGCGCTGAAACTTGCGAAGGTGGACCCAGAAAAATGGGTCCCCCAGTTTCTGTCAGACCAAAACCCGGACGTGCAGTTCGAGACACTCCGCTGGATCTCCGACGATGGTTTGAAAGCATTTCTTCCGGAAGTGGAAGCGAAATTAGCGCAAAGTGATCTCGACTATCGGCGGTTCGAAGCTGCTATCGCCACCTTGAATACGCTGCAGGGAAAACCCGAAGCAGGCATTCGCAACCCGGAAATGCTGTTAGCCAAAGTTCAGGATGCGCAGAGTGCCCCCCGCATCCGGGCGTATGCACTCCGACTGCTGCCTACACAATCCCGTTCTGCTCCCAAAGCGGGAGCGCAGCCTGTCAAAAACTTTCCCAAAGGGCTCACGCTGGAAATGCTCAAACAGCTTCTGGCAGTCAATGATGAAACCCTGTCACTGGAAGTCGTCCGCACGCTATCTGGCAATCCCACCGTTTCTCAAAAGATCCTGAAGGGG
This window of the Gimesia fumaroli genome carries:
- a CDS encoding PVC-type heme-binding CxxCH protein; protein product: MNHFTICSLALGWIFAISSLPAAEREPQVKALQPGVKLTLVAEHPELATPTGIDVDEQGRIWAIATHTHFRPDDYVGPEHDEILIFSNLNKEGRAQKRQVFYNATDATMDLELGPDGWVYLAERDRILRIKDTNGDGKADVEENIAVLQSEADYPHNGLEGLAWDTKGDLVFALGENFAKPWTLTGTDGVTVKGAGEGGIFRCTADGKKLKRIAEGFWNPFGICVRADGEIFAAENDPGERPPCRVLHIVEGGDYGYERSYGSEAHHPFVAWNGELRGTLPMIHPSGEAPCGILPLGRGLLVPSWSDHRIDFFPLTPKGASFTSKPITLVKGGRYFRPSCIAEDPTTEKQKRTYYLCDWVDGRYQAHGYGRVWKLEIDLKKADWVGKLDLKPPTKQAQLAAHLRSGDTKYPLQELFEFTQDEDPFLAQSALQALAREASNWTPQEVASWSTANRIQAVMALKLAKVDPEKWVPQFLSDQNPDVQFETLRWISDDGLKAFLPEVEAKLAQSDLDYRRFEAAIATLNTLQGKPEAGIRNPEMLLAKVQDAQSAPRIRAYALRLLPTQSRSAPKAGAQPVKNFPKGLTLEMLKQLLAVNDETLSLEVVRTLSGNPTVSQKILKGIAADPKQSANLRAEAVAGLATLAEQNTDLLYQLAGDKERAIREEALRCLRPIQHTLQQLQTLKSLARQYPESNDLFAAAINPKRLSVGRPALFDTQAWLQALEAVPVPADPESGRRIFHHSRLANCSHCHRHGGRGNVVGPDLSSLGNKQDRTWLLKSILEPSREMAPEYQPRTIILNDGRTFTGIRLRSYVKETIRDANGQNRTFDRSDVEEMIESPVSFMPNGLVHTLTDRELKDLIAFLESKSHQK